A portion of the Podospora pseudoanserina strain CBS 124.78 chromosome 2, whole genome shotgun sequence genome contains these proteins:
- the ARB1 gene encoding ABC transporter ATP-binding protein arb1 (BUSCO:EOG092614E6; COG:S; EggNog:ENOG503NUDQ): MAPSSSKEKRLAKRAAEGKEKKTVASRSKANSKTASAAASVNGDEPELDAHGNPIVSDEPATSADKMDEVKRLADQMDKHGLSDRVTTGVLASTAASKDVKITSTSLVFHGRVLIQDGTLELTMGRRYGLLGENGCGKSTLLKAIAAREYPIPEHVDIYLLNEGAPPSELGALEWVVKEAENEMDRLDKLAEKLLEEEGPESPVLMDLYEHMDKMDPSTFATRAALILTGLGFNKVTIHKKTKDMSGGWRMRVALGKALFVRPSLLLLDDPTAHLDLEACVWLEEYLKKWDRTLVLVSHSMDFLNGVCTNMIDMREKKLLYYGGNYDSYIKTRSEQETNQAKAYQKQQDEIAHIKKFIASAGTYANLVRQAKSRQKILDKMEADGFIQPVHQDRVFTFRFADVEKLPPPVLSFDDVSFSYSGDAKDDLYKHIDLGFDMDSRTALVGPNGVGKSTLLRLMTGKLSPREGVVSRHTHLKLGLYSQHSAEQLDLTKSALDFVRDKYSDRSQDYQYWRQQLGKYGLSGESQTSLIGTLSDGQRSRIVFALLAIESPNMLLLDEPTNGLDIPTIDSLADAINAYSGGVIVVSHDFRLLDKIAKQILVCENKTIKQWDGSIGDYKNYLRKKMVASGAV; the protein is encoded by the exons ATGGCTCCCTCGTCGTCCAAGGAAAAGCGTCTGGCGAAGCGTGCCGCTGAgggcaaggagaagaagactgtTGCCTCGCGCTCCAAGGCCAACTCAAAGACTGCCAGCGCTGCCGCTTCCGTCAACGGCGATGAGCCTGAACTCGACGCCCATGGCAACCCCATCGTGTCGGACGAGCCAGCCACCTCGGCCGACAAGATGGATGAAGTAAAGCGCCTTGCCGACCAGATGGACAAGCATGGACTTTCCGACCGTGTCACCACCGGTGTTCTGGCCTCTACCGCCGCCAGCAAGGACGTCAAGATCACCAGTACCAGTTTGGTGTTCCATGGCCGTGTGCTCATTCAAGATGGCACTCTGGAATTGACCATGGGCCGCCGGTACGGTCTGTTGGGTGAGAACGGTTGCGGCAAAAGTACCCTCCTCAAGGCTATCGCTGCCCGCGAGTATCCCATTCCAGAACACGTTGATATCTACCTTCTGAACGAGGGCGCTCCCCCATCAGAGCTGGGTGCTTTGGAGTGGGTcgtcaaggaggccgagaacgAGATGGACCGTCTCGATAAgttggccgagaagctcCTCGAAGAGGAGGGCCCCGAGTCTCCTGTCCTGATGGATCTTTATGAG CACATGGACAAGATGGATCCCTCCACCTTCGCTACCCGCGCTGCCCTCATTCTTACCGGTCTGGGCTTCAACAAGGTCACCATCCacaagaagaccaaggacATGTCcggtgggtggaggatgcgTGTCGCCCTTGGCAAGGCTCTTTTCGTGAGAccttcccttctccttctcgacgACCCCACGGCCCATTTGGATCTTGAGGCCTGCGTGTGGCTGGAGGAATACCTCAAGAAGTGGGACCGCACTCTTGTCTTGGTTTCCCACTCCATGGATTTCCTCAACGGTGTGTGCACAAACATGATCGAcatgagggagaagaagctgctcTACTATGGCGGTAACTACGACTCGTACATCAAGACCCGCTCCGAACAGGAGACCAACCAGGCGAAGGCGTACCAGAAGCAGCAAGACGAAATCGCACACATCAAGAAGTTCATTGCCAGTGCTGGTACCTACGCCAACTTGGTCAGACAAGCAAAGTCTCGTCAAAAGATCTTGGACAAGATGGAGGCCGATGGTTTCATCCAGCCCGTCCACCAGGACAGAGTCTTCACCTTCCGTTTCGCCGATGTCGAGAAGCTGCCTCCCCCAGTTCTGTCTTTCGACGATGTCAGCTTCTCCTACTCGGGAGATGCCAAGGATGATTTGTACAAGCACATCGACCTCGGTTTCGACATGGACTCCCGTACTGCCTTGGTCGGGCCCAACGGTGTTGGCAAGTCTACTCTTCTCCGGCTGATGACTGGCAAGCTTTCTCCTAGAGAAGGTGTGGTGTCGCGTCACACTCACTTGAAGCTGGGTCTGTACTCGCAGCACTCGGCGGAGCAGCTTGATCTCACAAAGTCTGCTTTGGACTTTGTGCGTGACAAGTACTCGGATAGATCCCAGGACTACCAGTACTGGAGACAGCAGCTGGGCAAGTATGGTCTTTCGGGCGAGTCTCAGACTTCTCTGATCGGTACCCTGTCTGACGGACAACGGTCCCGTATCGTGTTCGCTCTGTTGGCCATTGAAAGCCCCAacatgttgttgctggacGAGCCTACCAACGGTCTTGATATTCCCACTATTGACAGTTTGGCGGATGCCATCAACGCTTACAGCGGAGGTGTCATTGTCGTCAGTCACGATTTCAG ACTACTCGACAAGATTGCCAAGCAGATTCTCGTGTGCGAGAACAAGACCATTAAGCAATGGGATGGTTCGATCGGCGACTACAAGAACTATCTTCGCAAGAAGATGGTGGCTTCGGGCGCTGTCTGA